The following proteins are co-located in the Silene latifolia isolate original U9 population chromosome 1, ASM4854445v1, whole genome shotgun sequence genome:
- the LOC141588070 gene encoding glutathione S-transferase T3-like, with amino-acid sequence MSGTESQTRQHEVEEEDEVQIVESSNMKGKFKWSQTKDEDLCKSWLTISNDGATGNHQSYNSYWQRIVDYYNEWRKGGDPIDIPKASNHWFKMSVEVSKFNGCYIQIKESHPSGHNEESLKNMANQLWSTRHKNGQ; translated from the coding sequence ATGTCGGGTACCGAGTCTCAAACTCGTCAACATGAAGTTGAAGAAGAGGATGAAGTTCAAATCGTAGAATCATCAAACATGAAAGGCAAATTTAAGTGGAGCCAAACAAAAGATGAGGATCTATGCAAAAGTTGGttaacaatttcaaatgacggtgCCACCGgtaatcatcaatcttacaatagTTATTGGCAAAGAATTGTTGACTACTACAACGAATGGAGGAAAGGCGGTGATCCAATCGACATTCCAAAGGCTTCTAATCATTGGTTTAAGATGAGCGTCGAAGTATCGAAGTTCAACGGATGCTATATACAAATTAAAGAGAGTCATCCTAGTGGTCATAATGAAGAATCTTTGAAGAACATGGCTAATCAACTATGGAGTACTCGTCACAAGAATGGCCAATAG
- the LOC141588073 gene encoding uncharacterized protein LOC141588073 — translation MDNEDILQNSQTPPPRALPRSVNIQSPNYSHHQPIPQHYPNYNYQSYMAPESTRRNSLGGFSNQDSSTPMSGTESQTRQHEVEEKDEVQIVESSNMKGKFKWSQTKDEDLCKSWLTISNDGATGNHQSYNSYWQRIVDYYNEWRKGGDPIDIPKASNHWFKMSVEVSKFNGCYIQIKESHPSGHNEESLKNMANQLWSTRHKNGQQKTFPYLHSWEILRHQPKWEEFANRNKNSGASKRQKNSMTTTPSTNIDEGTNVEEISEKRPIGQKASKAASKVRGSKKKGKEDFVNSFGEYKELQTKKFSLWEERIRISDFEILTKDTSNMDDRARKDHEQVCNIIRAKYGIE, via the coding sequence ATGGATAATGAAGATATACTACAAAATTCTCAAACACCTCCTCCTCGAGCATTGCCAAGAAGCGTAAATATACAATCTCCGAACTATTCACATCATCAACCTATCCCTCAACACTATCCTAACTACAACTATCAATCATATATGGCACCAGAGAGCACAAGAAGAAATAGCTTGGGTGGCTTTTCTAACCAAGATAGTTCAACGCCGATGTCGGGTACCGAGTCTCAAACTCGTCAACATGAAGTTGAAGAAAAGGATGAAGTTCAAATCGTAGAATCATCAAACATGAAAGGCAAATTTAAGTGGAGCCAAACAAAAGATGAGGATCTATGCAAAAGTTGGttaacaatttcaaatgacggtgCCACCGgtaatcatcaatcttacaatagTTATTGGCAAAGAATTGTTGACTACTACAACGAATGGAGGAAAGGCGGTGATCCAATCGACATTCCAAAGGCTTCTAATCATTGGTTTAAGATGAGCGTCGAAGTATCGAAGTTCAACGGATGCTATATACAAATTAAAGAGAGTCATCCTAGTGGTCATAATGAAGAATCTTTGAAGAACATGGCTAATCAACTATGGAGTACTCGTCACAAGAATGGCCAACAGAAGACATTCCCATATTTGCATTCTTGGGAAATTCTTCGACACCAACCAAAATGGGAGGAATTTGCAAATAGGAATAAAAACAGCGGTGCATCAAAGAGACAAAAAAATTCGATGACAACCACACCGTCTACAAACATCGATGAAGGTACCAATGTAGAAGAAATATCGGAGAAACGTCCAATAGGTCAGAAGGCATCTAAAGCGGCATCGAAAGTTAGGGGCTCTAAGAAGAAGGGCAAAGAAGACTTTGTGAACTCATTTGGAGAGTATAAAGAGTTACAAACAAAGAAATTTTCGTTATGGGAGGAACGCATCCGTATATCGGATTTTGAAATTCTAACCAAGGACACTTCAAATATGGATGATCGGGCAAGAAAGGATCATGAACAAGTGTGCAACATTATTAGGGCTAAGTACGGAATAGAATGA